A window of Plasmodium relictum strain SGS1 genome assembly, organelle: plastid:apicoplast genomic DNA:
AAATATAAATTTAATTTAATATTATATTTATATAAATATTTTATATAATTATTATATATTACAAATAAATTATATTTAGTATCTAAAATTAAATATTTATACCAATTATATTTAATTATTTCATATAAATATAAAAAATTATTATTTACATTATATAACATTTTATTATTATTAAAACTATTTATATTATTATTAATATTTTTACAAAAAATATTATTATTCTTATAAAAAAAATAATTAAATAATAAATTATTTTTAAACTTATAAATATTAATAAAACATTTATTTAAATAAAAATATTTAAAATAATTATAATTATAATTCACAATATTAAAATTCATTTTTTTCATAAATATTTAAATTAAAATTATTATTTTTAATATAATTATAATATAATAATGAATAAAAATTAATATAACTTTTTAAAATATATATAATATTATATTTTTTATTAATATTATTATGATAAATAATCCCTTTATAATTTAAATTATATAATTTTATATAATTATAATAAAAATAATATGTATAAATATTATAAATTATCCATTTATTATATAAATTTTTAATTATTAATTGTATAACATTATTATTATAATATTTAAACATACCATCTACATATTTTAATATAATATTATTTAAATTATTTTTAAAATTTTTAGATATAGAATTATTAACAAAATTAAATTTTATAAATTGATTTATTAATATATAATTATATTTAATCAATAAATTTTTAAAATTAAAAATTTTAATACTATTTATTAAAAATATTAAATTTAATTTTTTATTTTTATATTTTAAAAAATTAAATATAAATTTAAACACTTTCTTTATATTAAATTTTAAATAATATAATTTATATATTAAATGTTTTTTTAATACATCATTATTAATTTTATCTTTTAACATAGAATTTATATGAAACGTTCTTAATACCATTTGAGTGCTAGGTTCACTTATAGCTTCACTAGATATAACTCCAATATGTTGTCCTAAATTATATTTATATAATTGTTTATAATTTAAACAATTATTACAAATATTATTAAATATAGTACATAAATATAAAGATTTAATATTTAAATTTATATATATATTATATTTTAAATTTAATATTTTATTTAAAATATATTTTGTTATATAAATATTTTTTATATTAAAAAAAATACCTGTATTAATATTTATTATATTATTTTTTAAAAATTTAAATTTTAATATATTTAAAGGTAATATTATATTACCATATATATCCATATAACATGAATATTTAAATACATAAGGAGATTTACAATTTAATTCTTTTATAATAAAATTATTAGTTATATTTATTAAACGTTTTGTTAAATATCCTGAATCTGCTGTTTTTAAAGCTGTATCAAGTATACCTTTTTTAGATCCATAACAAGATAAAATATATTCATATATATTTAATTCATTAATATAATTATTTATAACAGGTTTATCATAAATAATTCCTTGTATATTGGAAATATACCCTTTATAACCTATTAATTGTTGTAATTGAGAATATTTTATTTTTATTTTATTATTAAAAAATAAATGTAAATTAGAAAAAATAGGATTAATATTTTTATATAAATTATTATTTAATATTTTTTGAATTTTATTAATAATTTTTAAATAATAATAATTATTAAAAAATATATTTATATAATTATTTTTAAATTCATAATATTTATTTATATATAAATTATTAATTTTACTTTTATATAAAATTAATAAATATATAAAATTAGAAAAATCTTTAATATTTAAAGAATAATTATATATAAAACAATATTCAAATCCTAAATATAACAATTCATGTAATATTTTAGAACTCACATTATATTTAAATAATAATAATAATTTTTTTTCTAAAATTTTTAAATTATATTTATTAAAAAAATAAAAATACATATTATTAATTATTAAAATTAATAAATATACATATATAAATTTATAATTATTCTATTAACTGATGTTAATATATAAAATATATTATCATTTTTTATATATCTTATCCAAACTAAATTAAATATAGATAATATATTATTATTAAAATATTCATATATTTTTTCTATTGAAGTAAAATAAAAAATATTAAATAATTTTATATAATTTAAATTCATTAATGTATTTATTCCTAATTTATAATACTGTAAATTTTTAAATAAATTTCTACCATTAGAAGGAGAAATTATATTTTTATCAAAATTTAAATTTATATTAGATTCAAATTTTGAAGTTTTAATTAAAGGTAAAAAAACTGACATTTGATCCCCATCAAAATCTGCATTAAAACTAGAACATCCTAAAGGATAAAATTTAATTGAATATCCTTCTATTAAAATAGGTTTAAAAGATTGTAAATTCATTCTATGTAATGTAGGAGCTCTATTTACTATAATAAATTGATTTTGTAATAATTTATTTAAAAATTTTTGTATAATAAATAAATTTTTATTTATTAATAAACTTTTAAATA
This region includes:
- the rpoD gene encoding RNA polymerase sigma factor RpoD, putative; its protein translation is MYFYFFNKYNLKILEKKLLLLFKYNVSSKILHELLYLGFEYCFIYNYSLNIKDFSNFIYLLILYKSKINNLYINKYYEFKNNYINIFFNNYYYLKIINKIQKILNNNLYKNINPIFSNLHLFFNNKIKIKYSQLQQLIGYKGYISNIQGIIYDKPVINNYINELNIYEYILSCYGSKKGILDTALKTADSGYLTKRLINITNNFIIKELNCKSPYVFKYSCYMDIYGNIILPLNILKFKFLKNNIININTGIFFNIKNIYITKYILNKILNLKYNIYINLNIKSLYLCTIFNNICNNCLNYKQLYKYNLGQHIGVISSEAISEPSTQMVLRTFHINSMLKDKINNDVLKKHLIYKLYYLKFNIKKVFKFIFNFLKYKNKKLNLIFLINSIKIFNFKNLLIKYNYILINQFIKFNFVNNSISKNFKNNLNNIILKYVDGMFKYYNNNVIQLIIKNLYNKWIIYNIYTYYFYYNYIKLYNLNYKGIIYHNNINKKYNIIYILKSYINFYSLLYYNYIKNNNFNLNIYEKNEF